The proteins below are encoded in one region of Rhinolophus sinicus isolate RSC01 linkage group LG07, ASM3656204v1, whole genome shotgun sequence:
- the TUBB4A gene encoding tubulin beta-4A chain translates to MREIVHLQAGQCGNQIGAKFWEVISDEHGIDPTGTYHGDSDLQLERINVYYNEATGGNYVPRAVLVDLEPGTMDSVRSGPFGQIFRPDNFVFGQSGAGNNWAKGHYTEGAELVDAVLDVVRKEAESCDCLQGFQLTHSLGGGTGSGMGTLLISKIREEFPDRIMNTFSVVPSPKVSDTVVEPYNATLSVHQLVENTDETYCIDNEALYDICFRTLKLTTPTYGDLNHLVSATMSGVTTCLRFPGQLNADLRKLAVNMVPFPRLHFFMPGFAPLTSRGSQQYRALTVPELTQQMFDAKNMMAACDPRHGRYLTVAAVFRGRMSMKEVDEQMLSVQSKNSSYFVEWIPNNVKTAVCDIPPRGLKMAATFIGNSTAIQELFKRISEQFTAMFRRKAFLHWYTGEGMDEMEFTEAESNMNDLVSEYQQYQDATAEEGEFEEEAEEEVA, encoded by the exons ATGCGCGAGATCGTGCACCTGCAGGCGGGCCAGTGCGGCAACCAGATCGGGGCCAAG TTCTGGGAGGTGATCAGTGATGAGCATGGCATAGACCCCACGGGAACATACCATGGGGACAGTGACCTGCAGCTGGAGAGAATCAACGTATACTACAATGAGGCCACAG GAGGAAATTATGTACCCAGAGCTGTGCTGGTGGACCTGGAGCCAGGCACCATGGACTCAGTCCGCTCTGGCCCCTTTGGCCAAATCTTTCGGCCTGACAACTTCGTGTTTG GCCAGTCCGGAGCCGGCAACAACTGGGCCAAAGGCCACTACACAGAGGGCGCGGAGCTGGTGGACGCTGTCCTGGACGTGGTCCGGAAGGAGGCTGAGAGCTGTGACTGCCTGCAGGGCTTCCAGCTGACCCACTCGCTGGGCGGTGGTACAGGGTCCGGGATGGGCACGCTGCTCATCAGCAAGATCCGAGAGGAGTTCCCCGACAGGATCATGAACACCTTCAGCGTGGTGCCCTCGCCCAAGGTGTCGGACACCGTGGTGGAGCCCTACAACGCCACGCTGTCCGTGCACCAGCTGGTGGAGAACACCGACGAGACCTACTGCATTGACAACGAGGCCCTTTACGACATCTGCTTCCGCACCCTCAAGCTGACCACTCCCACCTACGGCGACCTCAACCACCTGGTGTCAGCCACCATGAGCGGGGTCACCACCTGCCTGCGCTTCCCGGGCCAGCTCAACGCCGACCTGCGCAAGCTGGCCGTGAACATGGTGCCCTTCCCGCGCCTGCACTTCTTCATGCCCGGCTTCGCCCCGCTGACCAGCCGGGGCAGCCAGCAGTACCGCGCCCTGACGGTGCCCGAGCTCACCCAGCAGATGTTCGACGCCAAGAACATGATGGCCGCCTGTGACCCCCGCCACGGCCGCTACCTGACGGTGGCGGCCGTGTTCCGGGGCCGCATGTCCATGAAGGAGGTGGACGAGCAGATGCTGAGCGTGCAGAGCAAGAACAGCAGCTACTTCGTGGAGTGGATCCCCAACAACGTGAAGACGGCCGTGTGCGACATCCCGCCGCGCGGCCTGAAGATGGCCGCGACCTTCATCGGCAACAGCACGGCCATCCAGGAGCTGTTCAAGCGCATCTCGGAGCAGTTCACGGCCATGTTCCGGCGCAAGGCCTTCCTGCACTGGTACACGGGCGAGGGCATGGACGAGATGGAGTTCACCGAGGCCGAGAGCAACATGAACGACCTGGTGTCCGAGTACCAGCAGTACCAGGACGCCACAGCCGAGGAAGGAGAATTCGAGGAAGAGGCCGAGGAGGAGGTGGCCTAG